The Mustela nigripes isolate SB6536 chromosome 8, MUSNIG.SB6536, whole genome shotgun sequence DNA segment caacccctctttttccctcttcctctctaaaataaaataagctaaaataaaatagttcaagTGATATGCAACTAAAGGGTGTGGCTCCCTTCTCAAAAAAGATGCAATGTGAGTTACTCCTTTACGTATCCCTTACATGCACTTCTGCCAAAGGATCAAGCATTTatatagttaactttttttttcttttaagattttatttatttatttggcagacagagaccacagtaggcagagaggcagggagagagagagaggaggaagcaggctccctgcttagcagaaagcccgatgtggggctcgatcccaggaccctgagatcacgacctgagccaaaggcagaggctttaacccactgagccacccctaacttttggggtttttaaagAGTTAATTCTATGCCAGCAGTACGCTAAGCACTTCATATATAAATTATCTCACTTCCTCATTTCATCCATACAagaaccctatgaggtaggtaatATTACTGCCCATTTTGTAGTTATAAAAACAGAGGCTTagagttaagtaatttgccccaaatcacacagctatcATATAGAAACCAGCATATGAAACCAGAGAGACTGATTCTAGAGCAAAAAGTTTAGATAACTAGATGTAAACAACCTGAGGGCTGAGAGGTACCTGATAAATATAGGACTGTACTAGGGTCATGGCCTATTGCAATTCAAACTTTTTCCAAGATTGCTCTGGTGAAAGTTATTCATTCAACACAATTACAGAGAGACTAACCCTTGTGGAGTTATTATAGTAAAAGGGTAACATAAGTTTCCTAGAGAAGTTCCAAATGCACCTATTAAactgtaaattaaatatttaggggTAGAGGCAGTAAAATGAGTGATTAACATGCCACAGGAAAAGCCTGTCCCTAAAACAGGTATGGTATAAACCTGAGGATATTATGTCATCATAGTTCAAGTTATTATATGTTTTAGTTACCACAACGAAAAATTAAATCACTTGGTAATTAAAGGTTACCTCAGACTTACCAGTTGCTTCTTCATCAAAGCAAGCGAAAGCATTTCTGATGACATCTTCCGGATCTGTGCCATTTAACTTTTCACCAAACATAGTGAGAAACATGGTAAAATTTATGGGCCCAGGAGCCTCATTCATCATGGCATCCAGATACTCATCAGTTggattttttcctaaataaaaaggAGGGTCATAATTTTAATTACATCACAAAATGCACCAAGTATTCAACATACTGAACATTTTGACATGAGAGATTATCATTTATACGCTTTGCTGTTTGTATTCACAATAGTAAAACTTTGGGGAAAAGTCTTCTCAATGAATAAGGCCTGTATTAAGAGTCTAGAAATTGTATGCTATTCCACTGGGATGTTAGGAGGAATAATACTGTTGCTCTCATAATACCAGTGTTtacaacacacacatataaaacacTGGCCCCCAGCTCAATCCTGAGACAGCCAGAAATTTGCAGGTGGTCCAAGGACCACACTTTGGGGAACACTGTTCCAGACTTTCAATCTTGGTAAACTACAACATTATTAGATTGGTTTCACAGGCATTATAGAAATTCTATTTAGTCTTTAATATTAAAACTGATCATTACCTAAGGAAGCAAGCATATCATGCAAATCTTCCTTGTCAATGAAACCATCTCTGTTCTGATCAATCATGTTGAAGGCCTCTTTGAATTCCTGAATCTGTGACTGATCAAACATGGCAAATACATTGGATGTTGCGCGCTGGGGGCGCTTCTTGGTGGTCTTGGTCTTTGCCCTTTTGCTCGACATGGTGGCGTTTAAATCCTAATTAGGAAgggaaatgcaaaaagaaaaaaaaataaagattagcaGAAAGTAAACTGAATAAAACTTCCTGACATGTCTGAGCTACTTAGAGATGTACCTAAGAACTACTCAGCAGAATAGTACCACTTAGCAAAAAGACTCACTCAACTAATCAATACTATTACTTACAAAAccaaactaaaaagagaaaagccagactcatgttttcattttgctcatCCTTAGTAGTCACGACATCTAATCAACAGCCTGTCACTAACTTCGAATTCCAGACTAAAACCAACATAAATTCAAAGCTCAGAGCCTATGAACAAGATTTTATGTCTCCCATACTGCTGGATAGCCAGATAAAGTACTGATAACCAAATCTACTGGTTTAATAGCAATAgagaaaacaagaagcaaaataGAGGTACCCTGGGGAAATAGAACTGGTTCTATACTCCAGTGTTATGGCAGTACAAGGGAATACTAATTCATCTTCAGCAAGTCTATCCTGCAGCCCTAGCCTAAACTAGGTGTCTCACTCTAAGGTAGACAGAAAAGTATGAAGGAAGACTAATTGATGGAATAGATCTTCATCTCTTAATCTCCACTGTCAAATAGCATTCTTCCACTTGCAACTAACAATTTTAACTGTACCCTCGCTTCTGGAATCCAAGTAGTTTTAAAAACGTATTTGTTGAAAAGCTaactgaaaagtataaaaaactATGAATTCacctataatttatttctgctctatccAAACCAATTTCTTGCACAGAGCCAAGCTAAATCACTTGAGGTGACTACATTCTCTAGACAAAAATCATAGCACAACAGTTTTAAAAGctatttagttcttttaaagaagttttagaaAGCATTTTAAGAGCTATGGAAGCGAACTTTGTTCCAAATTTATCCCcgtaaaatttaagtttaaaaaaaaaaaaaaaaaagcctaataaTACCTAAAATTGAAAAGGCAATTTTCCTTTCAACACTCAATCTTTAAAAGACTACAAAAATTCGCTTGGAATGAAAAGCCACATAGCTGTCAGATAACAAAATTTTACCGTACCATCCTTCAGAGCCGGGGTGACAATGGTAGTCTGCAAAACCTCTACCAGCAAGACTAGGCCACTGTATTGAGTTATATTCTTCCAAGCAGGCCTAAAATAGGCACTCCTGATTTCACTCTCTGACCAGGACAATAATTTTAAAGCTTACGTTCTGAAAACAACATTTAGCTATGATGTAGCAAAACACTATGCccttgctctaaaaataaatctgtggaCTGCAAAGAATGAAGTACTACCTAGATCTCAGCACTGCACAGTGACCTCAGAATACAATGGTTCCTATGAGCTTAAAGTTATTTCTTACATTCTTCTTTGATGATACCACATCACCCAGACTAAATTCAATtatagaaataattagaaaagctctgcttcagatttttttttttaaagctaaatctGTTCTCAGATTTTAGTAGGAAATTCCACAAAGGAGAGTCACAAATTCCAGGCTGTCCAACAGAGCACTCGGTGATACACTGGAATGTGGTTGTTGGTAAGATATACCCTACCCAACACAGAAGTTATGATATACACTCCTCCCCAATTAACAAGGTTTCTTTAATCACAATTTGGGAGGCTGCCT contains these protein-coding regions:
- the LOC132023504 gene encoding myosin regulatory light polypeptide 9, with amino-acid sequence MSSKRAKTKTTKKRPQRATSNVFAMFDQSQIQEFKEAFNMIDQNRDGFIDKEDLHDMLASLGKNPTDEYLDAMMNEAPGPINFTMFLTMFGEKLNGTDPEDVIRNAFACFDEEATGTIQEDYLRELLTTMGDRFTDEEVDELYREAPIDKKGNFNYIEFTRILKHGAKDKDD